The genomic window AATTTTAATTTATTTAACCAATAATATATAATTATAAAAATTATTTATTAAATATATTTTAAAATACATTTTAAATATAAAATTATAAATATATTATATTTATAATAATTAATATTTTAATATAAAATATTAATTATTTTATATTAATTTTAAAAACTATTTTAAAAGATAAAATTTTTTTAATAAACCCCCTTGAAGAAAATTGGAATGCCCCCATTTTAAAATTTATGTTATTGATAATGATAAAATCAATAAATAAATTTAGATTTTACAAATTTTCTTACTTATAGGAGAACATTCAATGAATATTCGTCCATTACATGATCGTGTCATTGTTAAACGTAAAGAAGTAGAATCAAAATCTGCTGGTGGTATTGTTTTAACTGGTTCTGCTGCGGGAAAATCTACTCGTGGTGAAATTATTGCAGTTGGAAAAGGACGTGTATTAGAAAATGGAAATACTCAACCATTAGATGTAAAAATTGGTGATACTGTAATTTTTAATGATGGATATGGTGTAAAAGTAGAAAAGATCGACAACCAAGACGTGTTGATCATGTCAGAAAGTGATATTCTGGCAATTGTTGAAGCATAATTATGCTTTATATTTTTAAATCAACAAGTTGAAAAGGAAAAACAAATGGCTGCGAAAGAAGTAAAATTTGGAAATGATGCTCGTGCAAAAATGCTTCGTGGTGTAAATGTTCTTGCTGATGCAGTAAAAGTAACTTTAGGTCCTAAAGGACGTAATGTAGTATTAGATAAATCTTTTGGTGCTCCTACTATAACTAAAGATGGTGTATCTGTTGCTCGTGAAATTGAATTAGAAGATAAATTTGAAAACATGGGTACACAAATGGTTAAAGAAGTAGCATCTAAAGCTAATGATGCAGCAGGTGATGGTACAACTACTGCAACTGTTTTAGCACAATCAATTATTACTGAAGGTTTAAAAGCTGTAGCTGCTGGTATGAATCCAATGGATTTAAAACGTGGTATCGATAAAGCTGTAATTGCAGCAGTTGAAGAATTAAGAAAACTTTCAGTACCTTGTTCTGATTCTAAAGCTATTGCTCAAGTTGGTACTATTTCTGCAAATTCAGATTTAACTGTTGGTAAATTAATTGCAGAAGCAATGGGTAAAGTAGGTAAAGAAGGTGTAATTACTGTTGAAGAAGGTACTGGACTACAAGATGAACTTGATGTAGTAGAAGGTATGCAATTTGATCGTGGTTATCTCTCTCCTTACTTTATAAATAAACCAGAATCTGGTGCTGTAGAATTAGAAAATCCATTTATTTTGTTAGCAGATAAAAAAATATCAAATATCCGTGAATTATTACCAATTTTAGAAGCTGTAGCTAAAGC from Serratia symbiotica includes these protein-coding regions:
- the groS gene encoding 10 kDa chaperonin; translated protein: MNIRPLHDRVIVKRKEVESKSAGGIVLTGSAAGKSTRGEIIAVGKGRVLENGNTQPLDVKIGDTVIFNDGYGVKVEKIDNQDVLIMSESDILAIVEA